The Prunus dulcis chromosome 3, ALMONDv2, whole genome shotgun sequence genome segment CAATTTGAAACTCAGTTATTATGCAAGGTTCtacttcaatttatttatgattAGCAATCTAACCTATTAACTTGAAAATCAGCATATCAAGATCGAGATTAAACGTAGTCAGATGATGCAGGTTACTACTCATTCAGACAGGACCAATCAATTTGGCTTCAATTGAGAACAAGAAAGCTATGCTGGACAGGACCAAGAGAGAAGGTGCACAATGATCAAAAGATGCTTGGAATTACAATAGCACAAGCTAAGAGAGTACAGTGAGAAGTTCTGTTTCTGAAACATCATTTCAACTCGCTTGAAGAAATAAATGTCTAAAACACTGTAAACATCCTATGCACTCGGTGGTGCCACAACTTATCCCTAGTGTTCACTGCCAACTTTACTTTCATCTTTCTATCAAAATGCCAAACGACCTGCGCCACAAACATTACAAATAATCAACACGATGATCAAACACTCAAGTGGTGGTAATCGAGAAGCAGAAATGAGAGTTTCAATTGCGAAACCCATTGCATACAAAGCGATcatcaaagaagaaagaaacgaATACAAGTTTAATTCTGTGTGTCAAGAAGAGAGTCTTACTTTAACCAGATCCGACGATGATGTTGTTGATCGGGATGAAGATGAGCTTCACGAAGAAGCCAACGAACCCCATGACCACGAACCCGATAGCCGTACGGACCGCCACCTTTGTGAACTCTGTTGCattcaaatagaaaaaagaaaatcgcACGGGAAAGATTAGTCAGTTCAAAACACAGATCCCATATGAAAGATGTTCAAATTAACAGGATTACATTACAATTAGCGTAAACATTGGAttaattataagaaaaacGAATTGGATCGGAGTGAAGATAGGATTGGAAATGGATGGAAATTGGAATTACCTTTGCGGTCGGGTTTATGACAGCGCTTGACGAGGCGAACGCTGTCCTTGGAGAATTCTCTTAGCGGATCAAACACTGAATCAATGGcgtccaatttttttttttttcttccgaCGAATTCccaagattttatttttgttttggtcagAGTCTCAGAGAGCAGAACACGAACAAGAATTTGAGTTAGGAGCTGATTTGGGAGGAAACAGGGGTTTTTATACAATGGTAACACCCCTCGATTGCAATTTGCGCGTCCCAGTCAGTAGTCGTTCGGCGTAACTCTACTcgaaaactcaaaatctttgttcATTGATCTAGCAATTTTCCACCTCAATTCCGCAATTTCGATTGtgatgtcttttttttttctttttttttttttatacaatgcaaatattttaaaccacACTAATATACGGTGGGGGAAATTGAACTCGAGTGTACAAATGCGGACACATTATCTTGACCAACTCGCATAACAAACTCGAGACtcattttaaa includes the following:
- the LOC117622029 gene encoding protein transport protein Sec61 subunit gamma-like, which translates into the protein LGRANCNRGVLPLYKNPCFLPNQLLTQILVRVLLSETLTKTKIKSWEFVGRKKKKLDAIDSVFDPLREFSKDSVRLVKRCHKPDRKEFTKVAVRTAIGFVVMGFVGFFVKLIFIPINNIIVGSG